The Patescibacteria group bacterium genomic interval AGTGGCAGATTATACGTCTATCGGCAGAACTGGGTATTTCTGGAAAAGTCCTGTTTGCCGGATTTGTGCGTGGAGAAAAGCTCAACAAGCTATATCGCTCTGCAGATTTGTTTGTACTATCTTCGGTGTCAGAGCCGTTCGGGCTGACACCTCTTGAATCAATTCTAAACGGCACTCCAGTTCTCTTATCAAAACAGTCTGGTATTTCTGAGATAATTACCGGAGCGCTTAAAGTTGATTTTTGGGATATTGAAGAAATGGCCAACAAAATAATTTGTGCATTGAGATATCCTGTAATGTCAAAACAAATGCAAGAACACGGGAAAAAAGAAGCCGAAGCTGCTACATGGCACAAAGCAGCACAAAAATGCATTCAAATTTATAAAAAGTTTACCTAGTCCGTAAGTAATACTGTATAATAAATATATGTTATCGGTTTGTCCTTACTTCCATGTACATCAACCAATGCGCATTAAGCGTTATCGAATATTTGATATTGGAAACGACAACAATTATTTCAATGATGAGTCCGAAACCGATCTCAATAACAAAAAAGTACTTGCGAAAGTGGTGCAAAAATCATATTTACCCACTAATTTAATCCTTTTAGATCTTCTCAAAAGGCATCCAGAGTTTCGATTTGCACTATCGTTTTCCGGTGTTGTACTCGAGCAGTTAGAGAAGGATTTTCCAGAAATATTGGACTTGTTTAAAGAGCTTGTATATACCGGACGGGTTGAAATTCTGGGCGATACCTACCATCATTCATTGGCATTTTTCTATTCTCCAAAAGAATTTGAAAGGCAGGTCATCCAGCACCGCACAACTATACAACGCTTGTTTGGACAAACTCCCACAATACTTCGCAACACAGAACTTTCATACAACAACGACCTTGCACAATGGGCAGATAAAAAAGGCTATGCCGGTATTATGGCGGAAGGATGGGATCCAATACTTGGGTGGAGAAGTCCAAACTTTGTATATCGTCCTAAAGACTGTAAAAACATAAAACTACTTCTCAAAAACTATCGACTTTCTGATGACATTGCTTTTCGGTTCAGTGAGCCTTCATGGGAAGGGTGGCCACTTGATGCGCCTACATACGCTGCATGGATATCATCACATCATGGAAATGGACAAACGGTGAATCTTTTTATGGATTATGAGACTTTTGGTGAGCATCAGTGGGAAGTAACTGGTATTTTTAATTTTCTTAGGCAACTGCCAGAAGAAATTCTTAAACATCCAAATAACACCTTCAAAACTCCGTCTGAAACCATTAGAGATTATGATTCGGTTGGAGAGATTGATGTCCCACATATTCTTACATGGGCAGACACCGACCGTGACCTTTCCGCGTGGACCGGAAATGAAATACAACAGGCGGCAATTAACGACATTTACAAGCTGGAAGATGATGTATACAAGACTAAAGATGCAGTGTTAATTGAAGATTGGAGAAAACTGCAGACGTCTGATCATTTTTATTACATGTGTACTAAGTGGTCTGCGGACGGTGATGTGCATGCATATTTTAACCCATACGAATCGCCGTATGAAGCTTATATAACATTTATGAATGTACTCAGCGATCTCAAACTGCGAATACAAGAAAAACAAAAAAAAGCGTCATCTGGTTATCTTACAAGACTTATTTCACCGTAATGCCAAAAGCAATTATTCTAGGAAACGGACAAATATTTATCGGACTTGATCACAGAGCGCAAGTTCGTGATTTCTATTTCCCGTATGTTGGACTTGAAAATCACTTAGGCAAAGGGCATATTCATCGCATCGGTGTGTGGGTTGACGGACATCTGAGTTGGTTTGATAATCCGGCGTGGGAAATAGATATGGATTGCGGTAGAGAAACTGCCGCTAGTAATATTGTTGCGATAAACAGAGAAATCGGGGTAAGTGTTTTTATAGCTGATGTTGTTTATAATGAAAAAAATATTTTTATACGTGAAATAACAATACGTAATCTTAATTCAAAAACGCGAACCATTAAAATGTTCCTTGGTCAACAATTTGAATTATCTGAATCCAGAAGAGGTAATACTGCGTATTATGACCCTCGCTGCAAAGCCATTATTCATTATAAAGGTAAGCGGGTGTTTTTAATCAATGCAGCAAAATCAAAAAAAGAAATAGGATTTAAGAATTACAGTATTGGATTGTTTGAAATAGAAGGTATGGAAGGAACATTTAAGGATGCAGAGGATGGTGAACTGTCCAATAATCCAATTGAACATGGAGTGGTGGATTCAGTAATTGAAATATCATTTGAAATTGCCGGCACAAAAGAAAGTATGTTTCATTATTGGGTTGCAGTGGGGCAATCAATCAAAGAAGTACATGCGCTTAATTCTTATTTATTGAAAAAAACACCAATGCATCTGATGCAGACCACGAGGGACTTTTGGCACGCATGGGTCAATAAATATCAATTTAATTTTTGGGGGTTGGATAGCTCTATTATTGAAGTGTTTAAAAAATCACTTTTCATTTTACGTTCTCACGCAGACAATCGAGGTGCCATTATCGCCTCAGGAGATTCAGACATGCTCCAGCATGGTAGAGACACTTACAGCTATATGTGGCCACGGGATGGTGCGTTCGTGGCTATGGCACTAGACAGAGTGGGGGACTTCACTATAGGAAAGCGGTTCTTTCAGTTTTGCAACGATGTGGTGTCGGATGAGGGTTATTTTATGCATAAGTATCGCCCAGACAAATCACTTGGCAGTTCATGGCATCCGTGGATACGGTTGGGAAAAGCAGAACTACCAATTCAGGAAGATGAGACCTCCCTTGTGCTCATTGCACTATGGAAGCACTACGAACTGACAAAAGATCTTGAGTTTATTGAAGATTTGTATAACTCTCTCATTAAAAAATCAGCGGATTTTATTGCAAACTACACTTACAAGGACACGGGGCTTTCGTATCCGAGTTATGATATTTGGGAGGAAAAATATGGAATATCCACTTTTACTTGTTCTGCTAAGTACGCTGCTCTCTACGCTGCTTCAAAATTTGCAGACTTACTCGGTAAGAACGACAGCGCAAAGCACTACTCGGGTACCGCAGAAAAAGTTAAAGAGGCTATGCTTGAACATCTTTATAACGAAAAAGGAAAAATG includes:
- a CDS encoding glycosyltransferase family 4 protein: WQIIRLSAELGISGKVLFAGFVRGEKLNKLYRSADLFVLSSVSEPFGLTPLESILNGTPVLLSKQSGISEIITGALKVDFWDIEEMANKIICALRYPVMSKQMQEHGKKEAEAATWHKAAQKCIQIYKKFT
- a CDS encoding polysaccharide deacetylase family protein, which codes for MLSVCPYFHVHQPMRIKRYRIFDIGNDNNYFNDESETDLNNKKVLAKVVQKSYLPTNLILLDLLKRHPEFRFALSFSGVVLEQLEKDFPEILDLFKELVYTGRVEILGDTYHHSLAFFYSPKEFERQVIQHRTTIQRLFGQTPTILRNTELSYNNDLAQWADKKGYAGIMAEGWDPILGWRSPNFVYRPKDCKNIKLLLKNYRLSDDIAFRFSEPSWEGWPLDAPTYAAWISSHHGNGQTVNLFMDYETFGEHQWEVTGIFNFLRQLPEEILKHPNNTFKTPSETIRDYDSVGEIDVPHILTWADTDRDLSAWTGNEIQQAAINDIYKLEDDVYKTKDAVLIEDWRKLQTSDHFYYMCTKWSADGDVHAYFNPYESPYEAYITFMNVLSDLKLRIQEKQKKASSGYLTRLISP
- a CDS encoding glycoside hydrolase family 15 protein — translated: MPKAIILGNGQIFIGLDHRAQVRDFYFPYVGLENHLGKGHIHRIGVWVDGHLSWFDNPAWEIDMDCGRETAASNIVAINREIGVSVFIADVVYNEKNIFIREITIRNLNSKTRTIKMFLGQQFELSESRRGNTAYYDPRCKAIIHYKGKRVFLINAAKSKKEIGFKNYSIGLFEIEGMEGTFKDAEDGELSNNPIEHGVVDSVIEISFEIAGTKESMFHYWVAVGQSIKEVHALNSYLLKKTPMHLMQTTRDFWHAWVNKYQFNFWGLDSSIIEVFKKSLFILRSHADNRGAIIASGDSDMLQHGRDTYSYMWPRDGAFVAMALDRVGDFTIGKRFFQFCNDVVSDEGYFMHKYRPDKSLGSSWHPWIRLGKAELPIQEDETSLVLIALWKHYELTKDLEFIEDLYNSLIKKSADFIANYTYKDTGLSYPSYDIWEEKYGISTFTCSAKYAALYAASKFADLLGKNDSAKHYSGTAEKVKEAMLEHLYNEKGKMFYKLINITKDNQFEYDPTVDMSSFYGIFKFNVLEVDDKRVQESLKTIQEKLVLNTDVKGVSRYENDMYYRVGANDPPNPWFVTTLWFAQYYVKIAKNEKDLAVVKDWLSWSVKHALKSGIMSEKLHPYTGDQLSVAPLAWSHAEFVTTVIDYLEKLEELGICKMCNPVK